Proteins co-encoded in one Spirochaetota bacterium genomic window:
- a CDS encoding fibronectin type III domain-containing protein, translated as MKRTAAIIAAIIVTTAAANANILVSNVTATVVSSNAIQLTWTNAGIAQLFYVLRNTVNDSNTSSLLVASNSNASSYLNTGLTPNTTYYYWVRSSNTFGVSPYSTTSSATTLSNSNALPAAPAGLFVTYSNSNEAAVRWGFVSGATGYKIYRSNSGQPQSNIAATGETNFTNTGLLSGTMYWYRVSATNSAGESVLSPSTAVYTTNLTAPPSAPVSVLVSYTNSNALAVLWSTSGGATGYKLYMSNSGQPLTNVATIAGIQYTNTGLLPATAYYFWVSATNIYGASAMSGMVSAMTLSNSNTPPAAPASIWLSYTNTNAIGACWSVSSGATGYLLHQIFYSTTNTTALAGTGYTNTGLVEYDYYTYYVQATNSYGISALCGPVGTLTLTNSNVAPAVPGSILINYTNSNALAVQWSTSSGAAGYKLYRSNSGQPITNIANVAGVYYTNTGLLQEMAYYFWVTATNSFGASAMSAMASATTLSNSNAAPAAPAGLFVTYSNSNEAAIRWGFVSGATGYKIYRSNSGQPQSNIAATGGTNFTNTGLIPATMYLYWVSATNSAGESALSIQTAAYTTNTNTVPTAPTGLWTYYSNFTEGAFRWGMVSGATGYKIYRSNSGQPQTLQGTTSTTNFTNTGLTPANWYYYWVSATNDIGESPLSAGLTIIIATNTNTLTTPSAPASFSATAQSVSALRLIWSDVANEFGYRLYRSTVSNMVPSTPLTSLAANSMLYDDYGLSNATTYYYWIEATNSAGASAMRSTFATTFIGGNSNVVTRVDTPFVRVFQGDKPTIRVTVQDTGNTRMLVQVRIYDFTSGKHVLTVPEHEVNAAEYRFTWDKVGRVKNGVYLVEVLMKRPGEQYRVVSRERVVVIK; from the coding sequence ATGAAAAGAACGGCAGCTATCATCGCAGCGATCATCGTCACCACGGCGGCGGCGAACGCGAACATCCTCGTGAGCAATGTCACCGCAACGGTGGTCAGTTCGAATGCGATACAGCTTACTTGGACGAATGCAGGGATAGCGCAGCTGTTCTACGTGCTCAGGAACACCGTGAATGATTCCAACACATCCTCGCTCCTCGTTGCATCGAACTCGAACGCATCGTCATATCTGAACACCGGGCTTACACCGAACACCACGTACTATTACTGGGTAAGATCATCGAACACGTTCGGCGTATCACCGTACAGCACGACATCATCTGCAACGACACTATCGAACAGCAACGCGCTACCCGCCGCGCCGGCAGGGCTCTTTGTCACGTATTCCAACAGCAATGAAGCGGCCGTGCGGTGGGGTTTCGTCAGCGGCGCCACCGGATATAAGATCTATCGCAGCAACAGCGGGCAACCCCAGTCGAACATCGCGGCGACAGGTGAAACGAATTTCACGAACACAGGACTTCTCTCGGGCACGATGTACTGGTACCGGGTATCGGCGACGAACAGCGCGGGTGAATCCGTGCTCAGCCCTTCGACAGCCGTTTATACGACGAATCTCACAGCACCGCCGTCGGCACCCGTTTCTGTCCTCGTATCCTATACCAACAGCAATGCGCTTGCCGTTCTATGGTCGACGTCCGGCGGCGCGACCGGCTATAAGCTCTATATGAGCAACAGCGGGCAGCCGCTTACGAACGTAGCGACCATCGCCGGGATACAATATACGAACACCGGCCTTCTCCCGGCAACGGCATATTACTTCTGGGTGTCAGCGACGAATATCTACGGCGCATCGGCGATGAGCGGCATGGTGTCCGCGATGACGCTCTCGAACAGCAATACCCCCCCCGCGGCGCCGGCATCGATCTGGCTGAGCTACACCAACACCAATGCGATCGGTGCATGCTGGTCGGTATCCTCAGGAGCGACCGGGTATCTGCTCCATCAGATATTCTACAGCACGACCAATACCACTGCATTGGCCGGCACCGGGTATACCAATACCGGACTCGTCGAATATGACTACTACACGTATTATGTGCAAGCCACCAACAGCTACGGGATATCCGCACTGTGCGGTCCTGTAGGAACGCTCACGCTCACCAACTCGAACGTTGCGCCTGCTGTTCCGGGCTCCATTTTGATAAACTACACCAATTCCAACGCGCTTGCCGTCCAGTGGTCGACGTCTTCCGGTGCTGCCGGGTATAAGCTCTATCGGAGCAACAGCGGCCAGCCGATCACGAACATCGCGAACGTCGCCGGGGTATACTATACGAATACCGGTCTTCTGCAGGAAATGGCCTATTATTTCTGGGTAACAGCGACGAACAGTTTCGGCGCATCGGCGATGAGCGCCATGGCATCCGCAACGACATTATCGAACAGTAACGCTGCACCAGCTGCGCCGGCTGGCCTCTTTGTAACGTATTCCAACAGTAATGAAGCGGCCATACGCTGGGGCTTCGTCAGCGGCGCCACCGGCTATAAGATATACCGCAGCAACAGCGGGCAGCCGCAGTCGAACATCGCGGCGACAGGGGGAACGAATTTCACGAACACCGGCCTCATCCCGGCGACGATGTATTTGTACTGGGTATCGGCGACGAACAGCGCGGGCGAATCCGCGCTCAGCATTCAGACTGCCGCCTACACGACGAACACGAACACCGTTCCGACCGCTCCGACCGGGCTCTGGACCTATTATTCTAACTTCACCGAAGGCGCGTTCCGTTGGGGTATGGTAAGCGGTGCGACCGGGTACAAGATTTACCGCAGCAACAGCGGTCAGCCGCAAACCTTGCAGGGAACGACATCAACGACAAATTTTACGAACACAGGCCTTACCCCTGCGAACTGGTACTACTACTGGGTATCGGCAACGAACGATATCGGTGAATCCCCGCTCAGCGCCGGATTGACCATCATCATTGCCACGAACACGAACACCCTGACAACGCCGTCAGCGCCGGCATCGTTCTCTGCGACCGCGCAGTCGGTCTCGGCTCTAAGGCTTATCTGGAGCGATGTTGCAAATGAATTCGGCTACCGGCTCTACCGCTCGACCGTAAGCAATATGGTACCGTCCACACCGCTCACCTCCCTTGCCGCGAACAGCATGCTGTATGACGATTACGGTCTGTCGAACGCGACAACGTATTACTACTGGATAGAAGCGACGAACTCCGCCGGGGCATCTGCGATGCGTTCTACGTTCGCTACCACGTTCATCGGCGGGAACTCGAACGTCGTTACGCGGGTCGATACTCCTTTTGTACGCGTATTCCAGGGTGATAAGCCGACTATACGCGTCACCGTACAGGATACCGGGAACACACGGATGCTCGTGCAAGTGCGCATTTACGATTTCACCTCGGGCAAGCATGTGCTCACCGTACCGGAGCATGAAGTGAACGCCGCGGAATACCGGTTCACCTGGGATAAGGTCGGCAGGGTGAAGAACGGGGTCTATCTCGTCGAGGTGCTCATGAAGCGCCCGGGCGAACAATATCGCGTGGTCTCACGCGAACGCGTGGTGGTCATAAAATAG
- a CDS encoding RNA polymerase sigma factor, translating into MIDRLQARAPEAQKEAYQRHGPELFRFIQWNMRGTLTDAEDVLQEVFISAFEKIDTLSPDGNLRAWLYRIARNKCIDTRRRERSYGRYTKKAYEVREERTMEDTITAQDIQVLVAGSVRELPDILRAVFTMRQYEEMPYEEIALATETSLSRVKKAMAKAVLMLGASLKSKGISKDMLR; encoded by the coding sequence TTGATCGACAGGCTTCAAGCCCGCGCACCGGAGGCGCAGAAGGAAGCCTATCAGCGGCACGGCCCTGAGCTATTCCGTTTCATACAATGGAATATGCGGGGAACGCTCACCGATGCCGAGGATGTGCTCCAAGAGGTCTTCATCAGTGCGTTCGAGAAGATCGATACGCTTTCCCCCGACGGGAACCTCAGGGCATGGCTGTACCGGATAGCGCGCAACAAATGCATCGATACCCGCCGGCGAGAGCGGTCGTACGGAAGATATACGAAGAAGGCCTACGAGGTACGGGAAGAGAGAACGATGGAAGATACCATAACGGCACAGGACATACAGGTACTGGTGGCGGGATCGGTACGGGAACTCCCCGACATCCTCCGCGCAGTGTTCACGATGCGCCAATACGAAGAGATGCCGTACGAGGAGATAGCGCTCGCGACCGAAACATCGCTGTCCCGGGTGAAAAAGGCCATGGCAAAAGCGGTGCTCATGCTCGGCGCCTCGCTGAAGAGCAAGGGCATATCGAAGGACATGCTGCGATGA
- a CDS encoding PQQ-binding-like beta-propeller repeat protein — translation MKRTCTRERAVAYVYGIMNAAAAASYEKHAAHCEQCSAHIAAIASIKDIASLGARTLSRTVPPLKDAPSIRISYVPRALAAAAAVLIIITGGVLLSLRTPRPTVISKGAVQPAPAGMPAKSWCFATKGALRTTPTVDGNAVFFGSDDARVYALAPESGSLLWEYRTAGRIASVPIIVGNALYAASADGYVYCLDKKNGLLTWKRAVGTIIFSQLCADKSGVFAATAEGLVVALANDGKQRWQKSLGTPVMSALVGDERAIFFGTRDGVVYALAKNDGSPLWGHITESHFLTSRPRIAGDLVVMGDTDGMVYAIDRARGTLAWRFKTGGAVIADIESREGLIYVASDKVYCVSESGREVWRFAPDTSIDVNCIISPTALTIVDKYNSFYHLHPKSGICMRRETRTSPVLGFAYAGSTLFTAGDDGSLCAVNDK, via the coding sequence ATGAAACGAACGTGCACACGCGAACGTGCCGTTGCATACGTCTACGGCATCATGAACGCCGCGGCAGCCGCATCCTATGAAAAGCACGCGGCTCATTGCGAACAGTGCAGCGCTCATATCGCCGCGATAGCATCCATCAAGGACATCGCATCACTCGGCGCACGAACGCTTTCACGCACCGTACCGCCGCTCAAGGACGCCCCATCGATACGGATCTCGTACGTTCCGCGCGCACTTGCCGCCGCTGCCGCCGTACTTATCATCATAACGGGCGGCGTACTCCTCTCGCTCCGCACACCGCGGCCGACCGTCATAAGCAAAGGAGCCGTTCAGCCCGCACCGGCAGGGATGCCCGCGAAGAGCTGGTGCTTCGCCACGAAAGGCGCGCTCCGCACGACACCGACCGTTGACGGGAATGCCGTGTTCTTCGGCAGCGACGATGCCCGCGTCTATGCGCTCGCTCCGGAGAGCGGCTCGCTCCTCTGGGAATACAGGACAGCAGGAAGGATAGCCTCGGTACCAATCATCGTCGGCAATGCGCTCTATGCAGCCTCGGCCGACGGTTATGTCTACTGCCTCGACAAAAAGAACGGGCTGCTTACATGGAAACGCGCCGTCGGGACCATCATCTTCTCCCAGCTCTGCGCCGACAAGAGCGGTGTTTTCGCTGCAACGGCCGAAGGTCTCGTCGTCGCGCTCGCGAACGATGGGAAGCAGCGCTGGCAGAAATCGCTCGGCACGCCGGTCATGAGCGCACTTGTCGGCGATGAACGAGCGATATTCTTCGGAACGCGTGACGGCGTCGTCTATGCGCTCGCAAAGAACGACGGCTCGCCGCTCTGGGGGCACATCACCGAAAGTCATTTCCTCACATCACGGCCGCGCATCGCCGGAGACCTCGTCGTCATGGGCGATACCGACGGCATGGTATACGCTATCGATCGCGCACGCGGAACGCTCGCGTGGCGCTTCAAGACCGGAGGCGCCGTCATCGCGGACATCGAAAGCCGCGAGGGGCTCATCTATGTCGCCTCGGACAAGGTGTACTGCGTGAGCGAAAGCGGACGCGAGGTGTGGCGCTTCGCGCCGGATACATCCATCGATGTGAACTGCATCATAAGCCCGACGGCGCTCACCATCGTCGACAAGTACAATTCATTCTACCATCTGCATCCGAAAAGCGGCATCTGCATGCGGCGCGAAACGCGTACATCGCCGGTGCTCGGCTTCGCCTATGCCGGATCGACCCTCTTCACCGCAGGCGATGACGGCAGTCTATGCGCGGTGAACGATAAATGA
- a CDS encoding PorV/PorQ family protein, with protein MRNSIIMLMLAGTLGASNFLTMTPDAVVTSFAGCDNAVSRGTTALILNPAGLTRSEDWEAALSHLFWTMSASGMVAEFSPQYEYAGGVVSLGRHSVGMNIAHYHYPPIDLGDGNPLNVFSGFLSGGYAYDLGFLSAGVRGKVIWEVLASYSAAAFAFDAGVIMPFTFLKLYKGVTPNCRVGIALYNVGTPIVLVSEPEYLPGHLSIGAGYTVFDGAIGTLDTALDGKFFWGSDNGYRLISVHAATEYRFRELLSLRMGYAASLPIDQGDTGSFSHTVSAGVGASYRVGSIRFRFDYAVGIPLVEDGQVSHTATLTLLGGSSEVVTE; from the coding sequence TTGAGAAATAGCATCATCATGCTCATGCTCGCGGGAACGCTCGGCGCCTCCAATTTCCTGACAATGACGCCCGATGCCGTTGTAACCTCCTTCGCCGGCTGCGACAACGCCGTTTCGCGCGGCACGACGGCGCTCATCCTCAACCCCGCCGGGCTCACACGTTCCGAGGACTGGGAGGCGGCGCTCAGCCACCTCTTCTGGACCATGAGCGCATCGGGAATGGTCGCGGAATTCTCACCGCAATATGAATACGCAGGCGGCGTGGTCTCCCTCGGCCGTCATTCGGTCGGCATGAACATAGCGCACTACCACTACCCTCCCATCGACCTCGGTGACGGGAATCCGCTCAATGTCTTTTCCGGTTTTCTTTCCGGGGGATACGCCTATGACCTGGGCTTTCTCAGCGCCGGCGTCCGCGGGAAGGTCATCTGGGAAGTGCTTGCATCATACAGCGCCGCGGCCTTCGCTTTCGATGCAGGCGTCATCATGCCGTTCACATTTTTGAAACTCTATAAGGGCGTCACCCCGAACTGCCGCGTCGGCATCGCGCTCTATAATGTCGGCACACCCATCGTTCTCGTAAGCGAACCGGAGTATCTCCCGGGCCATCTCTCCATCGGCGCCGGTTATACGGTCTTTGACGGCGCGATCGGAACGCTCGATACCGCCCTTGACGGCAAATTCTTCTGGGGCAGCGATAATGGATACCGCCTCATATCCGTGCATGCGGCGACCGAATATCGTTTCCGCGAGCTCTTGTCGCTCCGGATGGGATATGCCGCTTCGCTCCCGATCGATCAAGGCGATACCGGAAGCTTTTCGCATACGGTATCAGCCGGTGTCGGTGCATCGTATCGTGTCGGCAGCATACGTTTTCGTTTCGATTACGCCGTCGGCATACCGCTCGTGGAGGACGGACAGGTATCGCATACCGCGACCCTCACGCTCCTCGGGGGCAGCAGTGAGGTCGTTACCGAATGA